The following proteins are encoded in a genomic region of Glycine soja cultivar W05 chromosome 17, ASM419377v2, whole genome shotgun sequence:
- the LOC114393680 gene encoding protein high chlorophyll fluorescent 107-like: MNALPSSSSSTFTFLTQSKNPNHLFKLTHKVPILPLHSPSPCCSLSDSSSSSTTVLDKNALSPEQNSRIAVSPDDSSFEEALVIRRPVTDFSAEYSGEEEEEEKETEEKEEEDDPKASAIDEGLARFAKKMPMFEPERVESKERPLAINLDLALYRAKLLARRTFQYEKAESLLRKCISLWPEDGRPYVVLGKILSKQSKTSEAREIYEKGCQATQGENAYIWQCWAVLEMQMGNIRRARELFDAATVADKRHVAAWHGWANLELKQGNLKKARILLGKGLQYCGQNEYIYQTLARLEARANRYLQARYLFNQATKCNPNSCASWLSWAQMEVEQENYRAARKLFEKAVQASPKNRYAWHVWGVFEANMGNIDMGRKLLKIGHNLNPRDAVLLQSLALLEYQYSTANVARVLFRRASELNPRHQPVWFAWGWMEWKERNLNKARQLYQKTLSIDQNSETAARCLQAWGVLEHRVGNLSAARRLFKSSLNINSQSYVTWMTWASVEEDQGNSVRAEEIRNLYFQQRTEVVDDASWVMGFLGILDPAIDSLKRILKLNPNSYNMPLDSLRNIAGTNKNRVDSSSEDEDDDDANGKSDFDLDAFIKQKLTLDLSNLEIQLEEPKFYSVKRSTSPRRIWRRSINEIAEVQVTQ; this comes from the exons ATGAACGCCCTCccttcatcttcctcttccacCTTCACTTTCTTAACTCAGTCCAAGAACCCCAATCATCTCTTCAAGTTGACACATAAAGTACCCATTTTACCCCTACACTCACCTTCTCCATGTTGCTCCCTCAGTGACTCGTCCTCCTCGTCGACCACGGTGCTGGACAAAAATGCCCTTTCACCCGAACAGAATTCCCGCATTGCAGTTTCGCCGGATGACTCGAGCTTCGAGGAAGCCCTCGTGATTCGCCGGCCGGTGACGGATTTTTCCGCCGAATACTCCGGcgaggaggaggaagaagagaaggagacagaggagaaagaagaagaagatgaccCGAAGGCTTCGGCGATCGACGAGGGGCTCGCGAGATTTGCGAAGAAGATGCCGATGTTTGAGCCAGAGAGGGTCGAATCCAAAGAGAGGCCACTCGCAATTAATTTGGACTTGGCGTTATACAGGGCGAAGCTTTTGGCTCGCAGAACCTTTCAGTATGAAAAGGCAGAGTCATTACTTCGTAAG TGTATAAGCCTTTGGCCTGAAGATGGTCGACCTTACGTGGTACTTGGAAAGATATTGAGCAAGCAATCAAAAACAAGTGAAGCCAGAGAGATATACGAGAAGGGTTGCCAGGCTACGCAGGGTGAAAATGCCTACATTTGGCAG TGCTGGGCTGTTCTAGAAATGCAAATGGGAAATATCAGGAGAGCAAGAGAGTTGTTTGATGCTGCCACAGTTGCTGACAAGAGGCATGTTGCTGCTTGGCATGGATGGGCAAATCTAGAATTAAAGCAGGGAAATCTAAAGAAGGCAAGGATTCTACTTGGTAAAGGTCTTCAATATTGTGGACAGAATGAGTACATATACCAAACACTTGCACGGCTTGAAGCTAGAGCAAATAGATATCTGCAGGCTCGATATTTATTCAATCAGGCCACTAAGTGTAATCCTAATAGTTGTGCTAGTTGGCTT AGTTGGGCGCAAATGGAGGTGGAGCAGGAAAACTACCGTGCTGCTAGGAAATTGTTTGAG AAAGCAGTACAGGCTAGTCCTAAAAATAGGTATGCTTGGCATGTATGGGGCGTTTTTGAAGCTAACATGGGCAACATTGACATGGGAAGAAAACTTTTAAAGATAGGTCATAATCTAAACCCAAGGGATGCTGTTCTACTTCAATCTCTTGCTTTATTAGAATACCAATACTCAACTGCAAACGTTGCCCGGGTTTTGTTCAGGAGAGCATCTGAATTGAATCCAAGGCACCAGCCTGTTTGGTTT GCTTGGGGTTGGATGGAATGGAAGGAACGAAACTTGAATAAAGCCAGACAATTATACCAAAAAACTTTATCAATTGATCAAAACAGTGAAACTGCTGCCAGATGTCTCCAG GCTTGGGGTGTTCTGGAGCATAGGGTTGGCAATCTTTCAGCTGCTCGTCGATTATTTAAATCATCGTTGAATATAAATTCTCAGAGTTACGTGACATGGATGACTTGGGCATCAGTGGAGGAAGATCAAGGAAATTCTGTGCGTGCTGAAGAGATTCGTAATCTCTATTTCCAACAG CGCACAGAAGTTGTAGATGATGCTTCATGGGTTATGGGATTCCTAGGTATTTTAGACCCGGCTATTGACAGTTTAAAGAGAATCCTCAAGCTGAACCCAAATTCGTACAACATGCCACTGGATTCTTTGAGGAACATTGCGGGAACAAATAAAAACAGAGTTGATTCTTCTAGTGAAGAcgaggatgatgatgatgcaaATGGAAAAAGTGACTTTGATTTGGATGCTTTCATTAAGCAAAAGCTAACATTAGATTTGTCCAATCTAGAAATTCAGTTGGAAGAACCAAAATTTTATTCTGTGAAGAGAAGTACGTCTCCTAGAAGGATATGGCGACGATCAATTAATGAAATTGCTGAAGTGCAAGTCACACAGTAA
- the LOC114392240 gene encoding probable N-acetyltransferase HLS1-like — translation MVDTFSIESRLLIREFDEDRDVKVVGKLEKNCEIGTKKGVSIFTNMMGDPLSRIRFYPLHVMLVAELLESKELVGVVRGCIKSMRTPSESLLKIGCILGLRVSPTHRRKGIGLKLVNSVEEWMLRNGAEYAFLATEKNNDASINLFTNKCKYVSLSSLVIFVHPIISFPAKHIPKDIKIEKVNMEQAISLYRRTLRAKELYPLDMDSILKEKLSLGTWVSYYKDEGCRLNLQRNMVESVDEDIITNEITSSWIIFSIWNTCEAYRLQLKKSQPLRFLHTTLNHARDKIFPCLRMSVSESLCTPFGFLFLYGLHGEGENLGELMESIWRFTSRLGESLKDCRVVITELGFGDALVNHVPLTASMSCIDDIWYTKRISSHSDENDDELLMKRQIGNVFVDPRDF, via the exons ATGGTTGACACTTTCAGTATAGAGAGCAGGCTTCTTATAAGAGAGTTTGATGAAGATAGAGATGTTAAGGTGGTGGGGAAGCTTGAGAAGAACTGTGAGATTGGGACTAAAAAGGGGGTCTCCATTTTCACCAACATGATGGGTGACCCTTTATCTAGGATTAGGTTCTATCCCCTTCATGTTATGTTG GTGGCTGAGCTGCTTGAAAGCAAGGAGCTTGTCGGTGTGGTTCGAGGGTGCATTAAGAGTATGCGAACTCCTTCTGAATCATTGCTGAAGATAGGTTGCATACTAGGCCTTAGGGTCTCTCCTACACACAG GAGAAAGGGGATAGGACTAAAACTTGTCAACTCAGTCGAAGAATGGATGCTGAGAAATGGGGCTGAATATGCATTCCTAGCAACAGAAAAGAACAATGATGCCTCTATAAACCTATTTACCAACAAATGCAAATACGTGAGCCTCAGCTCACTTGTCATATTTGTCCATCCAATTATTAGTTTCCCTGCAAAGCACATTCCTAAGGATATAAAAATTGAGAAGGTGAACATGGAGCAGGCAATTTCCTTATACAGAAGAACCCTTAGGGCCAAAGAGTTGTACCCATTAGACATGGATTCTATTTTGAAGGAGAAGCTCAGCTTGGGAACCTGGGTGAGTTATTACAAAGATGAAGGGTGCAGGCTCAACTTGCAGAGGAATATGGTAGAGAGTGTCGATGAAGACATAATTACCAATGAAATCACAAGCTCATGGATCATCTTTAGCATATGGAATACTTGTGAGGCTTATAGGCTTCAACTTAAAAAGTCTCAGCCACTTAGGTTTCTCCATACAACATTAAATCATGCAAGAGACAAAATCTTCCCTTGTCTGAGAATGTCGGTGAGTGAATCACTCTGCACACCCTTTGGGTTTCTCTTCCTCTATGGACTCCATGGAGAGGGAGAGAACCTTGGGGAGTTAATGGAATCCATATGGAGGTTCACATCAAGGTTGGGAGAAAGCTTGAAGGACTGCAGAGTGGTTATAACTGAGTTAGGGTTTGGGGATGCACTTGTAAACCATGTCCCTCTAACAGCTTCTATGTCATGTATCGATGATATCTGGTACACTAAGAGAATTTCAAGCCACAGTGATGAAAACGATGATGAACTGCTGATGAAGAGACAAATCGGGAACGTGTTCGTTGACCCTAGAGATTTTTAG
- the LOC114392901 gene encoding uncharacterized protein LOC114392901 has product MENRGYACNTKVGSAMDVDHCQQKEEEEEQEDPFLKFVDYARSELLSLEGDRNKDDDGSDGLGWSWIVSRILKTCIAYSSGVTPAILLSELSQAWSEQRWVGAPKKPLELINHLKKNHRRTKLPNTVTIDSIYAKNFLSLNSVLEAVIIDAFVLPGTNIHMLTLGDYWSSNIIDVYLHRRFYDLTGLQNGILKRGREIFLTGCYLRTATGGSGHPRLLPTEYLVILLDENQDDDAMLLGAQFCSDPFSSISLDAVNRGASYSLYARIEKIESSEIHRKFETLQRKQITLVDGDGVKLKFFLWGEQILLANLFRVGSMLALDKPYVNISVDCDTETSEDLCLEYGSETQLYLVPYIQHEEQVCVTLTPNRRHGSRPLGSFNSSQDLKFSQVSLPRDSQGTIDFSNYPFRSFVVDLRIKMTGISLYGAVTDIIKEENNQQTVFSLRIADTSGEIWTKLHFARFWSLGRVSFGHTVYISGLTCTMSKQKCLEVLWFENDIGASFINLSCLPALINSSCLHKLSRLTDIFYQTSYAQVCRVWLDPSEYFYVNTIFAHSLCGHFVNKISDRWVECSFCRTISDAAVVRTFHLKITLADKDTGTKVLAWCTGQTAMDLLQISPEEFYELPEDEQVMYPSSLENERFMVALVNCKRDGCVIDGLSPDDSISWEITRACKCE; this is encoded by the exons atggagaataGAGGTTATGCCTGCAATACAAAGGTAGGCTCCGCCATGGACGTAGACCATTGCCAACAaaaggaggaggaagaagagcAAGAAGATCCTTTCCTCAAATTCGTGGATTACGCAAGATCTGAGCTATTATCGCTGGAAGGCGATCGAAACAAAGACGACGACGGTTCCGATGGACTTGGATGGAGTTGGATCGTTTCTCGTATTCTCAAGACTTGCATTGCTTATTCAAGCGGTGTCACTCCCGCGATCTTGCTCTCTGAACTCTCTCAG gCGTGGAGTGAGCAACGCTGGGTTGGGGCTCCGAAGAAGCCGCTCGAATTAATCAATCACCTCAAGAAGAATCATCGGAGGACAAAGCTTCCAAACACTGTTACCATTGATTCCATATACGCGAAGAACTTCCTGTCCTTGAACAGTGTTCTAGAAGCTGTTATTATTGATGCATTTGTGCTCCCAG GCACAAACATCCACATGCTTACATTAGGGGATTATTGGAGTTCCAATATCATAGATGTCTATCTACACCGCAG ATTCTATGACTTGACAGGACTGCAGAATGGAATTCTGAAGCGAGGGAGAGAGATTTTCCTCACTGGTTGCTACCTCCGAACTGCCACTGGAGGTTCTGGACATCCACGTCTTTTGCCAACAGAGTATCTTGTGATTCTATTGGATGAG AATCAGGATGATGATGCAATGCTACTAGGAGCTCAGTTTTGTTCAGACCCTTTCTCTTCAATTTCTCTTGATGCGGTGAACCGAGGGGCTTCATATTCACTTTATGCCCG gATTGAAAAGATTGAATCTTCGGAAATTCACAGGAAGTTTGAAACCCTACAAAGAAAACAGATTACTCTTGTTGATGGTGATGGAGTCAAATTAAAGTTTTTCTTGTGGGGTGAGCAGATTCTCCTTGCCAATCTTTTCAG AGTGGGAAGCATGCTTGCACTGGACAAACCATACGTTAATATTTCAGTGGACTGTGATACTGAGACAAGTGAAGACTTATGTCTTGAATACGGAAGCGAAACACAACTATATTTGGTGCCTTATATTCAACATGAAGAACAG GTGTGCGTAACATTGACTCCAAACCGCCGTCATGGTTCACGGCCCTTGGGTTCTTTTAATTCCAGTCAGGATCTTAAGTTTTCTCAAGTGAGCTTGCCCCGTGATTCTCAGGGGACCATTGATTTCAGTAATTATCCTTTTCGG TCATTTGTGGTAGACCTTCGTATCAAGATGACTGGCATCAGTCTCTATGGTGCTGTTACAGATATtatcaaagaagaaaataaccAACAAACTGTTTTCTCTTTAAGAATCGCAGATACTAGTGGAGAAATTTGGACAAAGCTTCATTTTGCGAGATTTTG GTCATTGGGAAGAGTTAGTTTCGGTCACACTGTATACATATCTGGCTTGACATGTACGATGTCAAAACAAAAGTG TCTGGAAGTATTATGGTTTGAGAATGATATTGGGGCTTCTTTCATCAATCTCAGTTGTTTACCAGCATTGATCAACTCATCTTGCCTTCATAAGCTATCGCGACTCACTGATATTTTTTACCAGACTAGCTATGCGCAA GTATGTCGAGTCTGGCTCGATCCATCTGAGTATTTTTACGTTAATACAATATTTGCACATTCTCTCTGTGGTCATTTTGTCAACAAGATTTCTGATAGATGGGTGGAATGCAGCTTTTGTCGTACAATTTCTGATGCTGCGGTAGTACGCACGTTCCATCTGAAAATTACTCTTGCGGATAAGGATACGGGTACGAAAGTTTTAGCATGGTGCACAGGTCAAACTGCTATGGATTTGTTGCAAATATCTCCCGAGGAGTTTTATGAACTTCCCGAG gaTGAACAAGTAATGTATCCTTCGTCATTAGAAAATGAAAGGTTTATGGTTGCATTGGTAAACTGCAAGCGAGATGGTTGTGTGATAGATGGCCTCTCGCCCGACGATTCAATTTCGTGGGAAATCACACGTGCATGTAAATGTGAATAA
- the LOC114392479 gene encoding aldehyde dehydrogenase 22A1-like translates to MAFWWPLLVLAFAYGICRFLLMLIPPKVPSIDVDTSDVLDDGNQAQENSFIYVPPRGTSQQSGKIVQCYEPATMKYLGYVPALTRDEVKDRVAKVRKAQKMWAKSSFKQRRLFLRILLKYIIKHQALICEISSRDTGKTMVDASLGEIMTTCEKINWLLSEGEQWLKPEYRSSGRSMLHKRAKVEFHPLGVIGAIVSWNYPFHNIFNPMLAAIFSGNGIVIKISEHASWSGCFYFRIIQSALAAIGAPEDLVEVITGFAETGEALVSSVDKVIFVGSPGVGKMIMNNAANTLTPVTLELGGKDAFIVCEDVDLDHVAQIAVRAVLQSSGQNCAGAERFYVHREIYSSFVSLVTKIVKSVTAGPPLVGKYDMGALCMHEHSEKLEGLVNDALDKGAEIVARGSFGHIGEDAVDQYFPPTVIVNVNHTMRLMQEEAFGPIMPIMKFSSDEEVVRLANESKYGLGCAVFSGNQSRAREIASQIHAGVAAVNDFASTYMCQSLPFGGVKHSGFGRFGGVEGLRACCLVKAVAEDRWWPFVKTKIPKPIQYPVAENGFEFQESLVEALYGIGIWDRLRALVNVLKMLTEQHPGGGGKRRND, encoded by the exons ATGGCGTTTTGGTGGCCGTTGCTCGTTTTAGCATTCGCTTACGGTATTTGTAGGTTCCTTCTCATGCTCATTCCTCCTAAGGTTCCTTCCATCGACGTTGACACTTCCGAtg TGTTAGACGATGGAAACCAAGCGCAGGAGAACAGTTTCATATAT GTACCTCCGAGGGGAACATCGCAGCAATCAGGCAAGATAGTTCAGTGCTACGAGCCTGCAACTATGAAATATTTGGGATATGTTCCTGCATTGACGCGTGATGAG GTCAAAGACCGAGTGGCAAAAGTAAGGAAGGCGCAAAAAATGTGGGCAAAGTCCAGCTTCAAGCAAAGACGCCTATTTTTGCGTATACTTTTAAAGTATATAATTAAACATCAAGCGCTTATATGCGA AATATCTTCGCGTGATACTGGAAAGACAATGGTAGATGCCTCTTTAGGAGAAATAATGACAACATGTGAGAAGATCAATTGGCTACTGTCAGAGGGTGAGCAGTGGTTAAAGCCTGAATACCG GTCTTCTGGAAGATCAATGCTTCATAAGAGAGCTAAAGTAGAATTTCATCCCCTTGGTGTTATTGGAGCCATTGTTTCATGGAATTATCCCTTCCACAATATTTTTAATCCTATGCTGGCTGCAATTTTTTCTGGAAACGGTATTGTGATTAAG ATATCAGAACATGCAAGTTGGTCTGGATGCTTCTACTTCCGGATCATCCAATCAGCCCTTGCTGCCATAGGAGCTCCAGAGGACCTTGTTGAGGTGATAACAGG GTTTGCTGAAACAGGAGAAGCATTAGTATCTTCTGTTGATAAAGTCATATTTGTTGGATCGCCTGGTGTTGGTAAGATG ATAATGAACAATGCTGCTAACACTCTTACACCAGTGACACTGGAGCTTGGTGGGAAAGATGCATTTATTGTTTGTGAAGACGTAGATCTGGACCAT GTTGCACAAATTGCTGTCAGGGCTGTACTTCAGTCAAGTGGACAGAACTGTGCTGGGGCAGAGCGATTTTATGTCCATAGGGAAATATATTCTTCTTTTGTTAGCTTAGTTACCAAAATTGTGAAGTCTGTTACAGCT GGCCCACCACTTGTTGGAAAGTATGATATGGGAGCTTTATGCATGCATGAGCATTCTGAAAAGCTTGAAGGCCTTGTAAATGATGCTTTAGACAAAGGAGCTGAAATTGTTGCCCGTGGGAGTTTTGGACATATTGGTGAAGATGCAGTTGATCAATATTTCCCCCCTACTGTGATTGTGAATGTGAACCACACAATGAGATTGATGCAAGAAGAG GCATTTGGACCAATCATGCCGATAATGAAATTCAGCTCTGATGAGGAGGTTGTCAGGCTTGCAAATGAGTCAAAATATGGGCTCGGCTGTGCTGTTTTCTCAGGCAATCAGAGTCGTGCCAGAGAGATAGCTTCACAGATACATGCTGGGGTAGCTGCGGTTAATGATTTTGCATCAACATACATGTGTCAG TCCCTACCATTTGGGGGTGTGAAACATAGTGGATTTGGACGATTTGGTGGTGTAGAAGGTTTGCGAGCTTGCTGTCTTGTTAAAGCAGTTGCTGAAGATCGATGGTGGCCATTTGTCAAAACCAAGATACCTAAGCCTATTCAG TATCCTGTTGCAGAGAATGGATTCGAATTTCAGGAGTCACTTGTTGAAGCGCTTTATGGTATTGGCATATGGGACCGCTTGCGAGcattagtaaacgttttaaaaATGCTTACTGAGCAGCATCCTGGTGGCGGCGGCAAGAGAAGAAATGACTGA